A single genomic interval of Streptococcus oralis subsp. dentisani harbors:
- a CDS encoding SF1B family DNA helicase RecD2 → MEVYFSGTIERIIFENPSNFYRILLLDIEDTNAEDFDDFEIIVTGTMTDVIEGEDYTFWGQIVQHSKYGEQLQISRYERAKPTKKGLVKYFSSSHFKGIGLKTAQKIVDCYGENTIDEILEHPEKLESISGLSAKNREAFVSTLRLNYGTEMVLAKLANYGIPNKLAFQIQDFYKEETLDIVENYPYQLVEDIKGLGFTIADQLAAELGIESQAPERFRAGLVHSLFQGCMDTGDTYMKARDLLEQTLTLLESSRPVELDPSQVAQELSYLIEEDKVQQIDTKIFDNSLFFAEEGIRSHLVRILEKGKQKNQDLETIQKHIASVEEELGIEYDSIQKQAICDAIQNKVFILTGGPGTGKTTVINGIIAVYALLEGFDLRKKSNLPILLAAPTGRAARRMNELTGLPSATIHRHLGMTGDDDTSHLEDYLDADFIIVDEFSMVDTWLANQLFSNISSNSKILIVGDSDQLPSVSPGQVLADLLQIPLIPQTRLERIYRQSEESTIVTLASQIRQGILPADFTQKKPDRSYFEIASGHIPATIEKILGAALRSGIPARDIQVLAPMYRGTAGIDAINQLMQDLLNPQQKGQVSFEATQCHYRTGDKVIHLVNDAEVNVFNGDLGYITDLIPGKYTESKQDEIVIDFDGNEVVYPRNEWYKIRLAYAMSIHKSQGSEFPVVILPITSASKRMLERNLIYTAITRAKSKLILLGELQAFDYAVKHIGTARKTYLIERFKDLVDSTDQTSPAPSKTKNQEDSPLSYILTEENWSNIPAMIGITDADLKEIFGK, encoded by the coding sequence ATGGAAGTTTATTTTTCAGGCACTATTGAACGGATTATTTTTGAAAATCCCAGCAATTTTTATCGCATTCTCCTCCTAGATATCGAAGATACCAATGCGGAGGACTTTGACGATTTTGAAATCATCGTTACAGGAACTATGACTGACGTGATTGAAGGGGAAGACTACACCTTTTGGGGACAAATCGTTCAACACTCCAAGTACGGAGAACAACTGCAAATCAGCCGTTATGAACGGGCAAAACCAACTAAAAAAGGGCTAGTTAAGTACTTTTCGAGTAGCCACTTCAAGGGAATTGGTCTCAAAACGGCTCAAAAAATCGTGGATTGCTATGGTGAAAATACCATTGACGAAATTCTGGAGCATCCTGAAAAGCTAGAAAGCATCTCAGGACTCTCTGCCAAAAACCGTGAGGCTTTCGTCTCTACACTTCGTCTCAACTATGGGACAGAAATGGTCTTGGCAAAACTAGCCAACTACGGCATTCCTAATAAATTGGCCTTTCAGATTCAAGACTTTTACAAGGAAGAAACGCTGGATATTGTCGAAAACTATCCCTATCAACTGGTTGAGGATATCAAGGGTTTGGGTTTTACCATTGCTGACCAATTAGCCGCCGAACTAGGCATCGAAAGCCAAGCTCCCGAGCGCTTCCGTGCTGGCCTTGTCCACAGTCTCTTTCAAGGTTGTATGGATACGGGTGATACCTATATGAAAGCCCGTGATTTGCTAGAACAGACCCTGACTCTCCTCGAGTCTTCCCGTCCCGTGGAACTGGATCCCAGCCAAGTAGCCCAAGAACTCTCCTACCTCATCGAAGAAGACAAGGTTCAGCAGATTGATACCAAAATCTTTGACAATAGCCTCTTTTTCGCCGAGGAAGGTATTCGCAGTCACTTGGTTCGTATCCTTGAAAAAGGAAAACAGAAAAATCAGGATTTAGAAACCATTCAAAAGCATATCGCTAGTGTCGAGGAGGAACTGGGTATTGAGTATGATAGCATCCAAAAACAGGCTATCTGCGATGCTATCCAGAACAAGGTCTTTATCCTAACAGGTGGACCTGGTACTGGTAAGACGACTGTTATCAATGGAATTATCGCTGTCTATGCCCTCTTAGAGGGATTTGACCTCAGAAAAAAAAGCAACCTGCCTATCCTTCTAGCAGCTCCAACTGGTCGAGCAGCTCGGCGCATGAATGAATTAACAGGTTTGCCTAGCGCGACCATTCACCGCCATTTGGGGATGACGGGAGACGATGATACCAGTCATCTGGAAGATTATCTGGATGCCGACTTCATCATCGTAGATGAGTTTTCTATGGTGGACACTTGGCTAGCCAACCAACTTTTCTCCAACATCTCTTCTAACAGTAAAATTCTCATCGTGGGCGATAGCGACCAGCTACCTTCTGTTAGTCCTGGACAAGTCCTGGCTGATCTGCTCCAGATACCCCTGATTCCGCAGACTCGCTTGGAACGGATTTACCGTCAGAGCGAAGAATCAACTATCGTTACCTTGGCTAGTCAGATTCGACAAGGCATCTTGCCAGCCGACTTTACCCAGAAAAAACCTGACCGTTCCTACTTTGAAATCGCTAGTGGCCATATCCCAGCTACCATTGAGAAAATTCTTGGCGCAGCCCTCAGAAGTGGCATTCCGGCTCGTGATATTCAGGTGCTTGCGCCTATGTATCGAGGAACTGCTGGTATTGACGCCATTAACCAACTCATGCAAGACCTGCTCAATCCTCAGCAAAAGGGGCAAGTTAGCTTTGAAGCAACTCAGTGCCACTATCGAACAGGGGACAAGGTTATTCACCTAGTCAACGACGCTGAAGTCAATGTCTTTAATGGAGACCTAGGCTACATCACAGACCTGATTCCTGGAAAATACACCGAGTCTAAACAAGACGAGATTGTCATTGATTTTGACGGCAATGAGGTCGTCTACCCACGTAACGAATGGTACAAGATTCGCCTAGCCTATGCTATGAGTATCCATAAGTCTCAGGGAAGTGAGTTTCCCGTTGTCATCCTGCCCATCACCAGTGCTAGCAAGCGCATGCTGGAACGCAATCTCATCTATACGGCTATTACACGGGCTAAGAGCAAGCTCATCCTACTAGGCGAATTACAGGCCTTTGACTATGCAGTCAAACATATCGGAACTGCCCGTAAGACCTATCTGATTGAACGCTTTAAAGATCTGGTCGATTCTACCGACCAAACCAGCCCAGCTCCTAGCAAAACGAAAAATCAAGAGGATTCTCCTCTATCCTACATCCTCACCGAGGAAAACTGGTCTAATATCCCCGCCATGATTGGAATTACCGACGCAGACCTCAAAGAAATTTTTGGAAAATAG